The window GGAGGCTGGCAGCTTGTGCCACCCTCGGAGACCCCATAATGCTGGCTTGGTTGGGGAGAAGCGAGCGATGTGTTGGGGAAAGATCGGCTAAGTCCCGGGACCGGTTTGAGCGGGGAGGGTGAGAGCCGATCCATCTTCCCATCCCGATGCCTCCTGGGCGGCGCGCCCCCGACTCGGCTACGAGGGAGCGTGGCTGTTGTACACAGTTAGCGGCGAGTCCCAAGAACACACGATGCCCCTGGTTTTATGATCTGAGCCTCCCACCAAACCCGGGGCACTTGGAGCTTGTGGTTCTTATTGTTCAGCTTCCTTTTCAGAGGACCAGGGACATTCTGGGCTGGTCCTGACTTGCTTGGGAACCGGATCAAAATGAGGCAGAGCTGGCCCAAGGGTCAGCCTCGCTCTCTCACAGAGTCACTGATCCATTGGCAAGGCAAGAGCCGGGAGAACGGGGAGGGCCGGGATGCGAGGGACGGCCCTGACCGAGCTCCGAATGTTCCAAAGGGCCggttcccccacccacccacccccggCCTGGCTGccggaacaaattgttctcattcagcTAATCCGCCGGGAAAGTCCTCCCGTGCCGGGGCGGACGCCCCCACTCTCTGCCAGGTTCGAGGCCCCTCAGTGCCCTCACCCTGCTTTGGCCCGTCTTGCGAAGTAGGTCTCCGGGGTGGCTGCTGCAtgtgcccccccccctcccccagcgcTAGCTCTCCTGCTCCACTGCCAAAAAGTCTTGTTCACAATGAATGATCCGAGAGAGCCTCGTTTtgttttaatgtcatttctaaaCTAGCCGGGGGCTGAGCGGCCAGGCCCGGGAGGGCCCTGTGGATGAGCCTCAGTGACTGGGGGCTGGAGCTGCCTGGGGAAAAGTGGCTGGGGCTTCTGGAGACCAATTGGCAGAGGGAAGCCGCCACGCAGAGGGGCCGCTGTGCCTCCCTGGGCTATAGGGATGGCCCTCCGGGGCCAGAGCCGGAGGCGGGTCACCTGGCCTGCGGCTGCCGGCCAGAGAGCATCTCCTCCTTCGCACGAATCCACAGGACTCGGGATTCTGCGGTCCCTTTGTCACCGAGAAATGGCCCCGTCTTGGCAGTGGGCTTTGGGGTAGGTACCAGGATCTCTGGAGGCCGAGAAAAGCCGGGGAGCCCAAAGTGAGGCTGTGCTCCTTAACGAAGACCCCCGGGAGCGGCTCTCCTTCTGAACCTTGAGATCAGAGGCACTGGAGCGGGGAGAGAAGTGCTCCCACGGCttgccctcccttccttccagcTGCTTGTTTTTAAAAGGCACCACCCTCTCTCTCCAGCCAAAGAGCTCTCCCATCTCCTCCTAGTATCCACTGGTCTTGTCTATACTTACATTCAGCAACAACCCGCgagtatgtacacacacacactcactcacacactcacacatacacacattcatacaaGGGGCTCCCTTTATGATCCAATAGCACCAAAGATTGAAAGTTAGAAAGACTCTCAGCGTTCAGTGGGACCAAGTCCTGCATTTTATTCATGTGAAAACCGAGGCTCACCTTGTCCTGGGTCCTTAAGAACTAGGACCAGGATTGGAACTTGGGTCCTCCCCTCTGAAGCCGGGCCCCTCTCCCCACCTTTCCCGTTCCGATTTCTCCTCGGGCACCAtacccccccccacctcccacgTGCACACCCACGAGCACAGCACGCCCCCCCCCCAGGATGCCTGACCCCCCACGGCTCGGGCCTCCCCCGAGGTCCCCCCACAAGGCGTTACCCTGGACCACCGAGCCTCACTGAGCCGGCTGAAAGCCGGGGAGCCACAGGTGCCAGCGTTCCTGGCTCGGCAGCGGATCCTTGGAGCCCAAACGCTGAAGGCTTTGAACAGCTGGGCAGAGATCCGGTCCCGAGTCCCCTCTGGGCCTCCCTGTTGGGCAGGCTCCGGCCCTCCTTGTCTGCGCCCCCCTCTCCCACCCCCCCCGCCCCGGCCCTGGGACAGGCAGGAACGTCACCCAGATTTGTCCGGGGAAGTTTGGAGGGGGTTTGGGAGCCTTCTCTCAGACGCCGGAGCCTTGGGGTGGGTGTGGGGGGGGACAGCGAGCGCGTCTCCTTGGAGGGCTTCGGGAGAAGATGGCCAAGCTCGGGGCGGGGGCGGCACAGCCCGGGACCCAGTCTGCGCTCTCCCAGCAGGAGCGGCCCCGACTTTGGGACCCACCAAGGGCCATCCCTGGTCATCTCCTCTGGGAGCTCCTTCCGCGGCCCTCAGGGCTAAGGGGGCACCGAGGCTGGAACGCTGTCAGGCCCAGTCCCATCCCGGGGCCCCCTGGCCCCAGCAGCCTTTCGGTGCCCGAGCCCAGAGGCCCCGGCTCCCGTGATTCGCTTCCTGTGGGACTGGCTCAGCCCCAGGCGCCTCATAAGCAGTTTCTGAGCCACTATCTCGGCCATGTCCCCGCCTCCGCCAGGCCGCCCACTCCTCATGTGTGAAATGAGGGCCTCAAGCAATGAGGGGCTTTAAAGCCCCGGGCCGGACACAGGCAGGAAATTCCAGGCTGGGCCTGGGGGGGCTTACACTTGGGAGGAGTGAGGCACTGGGGCTAGGCTCAGTAAGTGAATGTACAGTCATTCCAAGCAGTTTCTGGCAGAGGAAGGTAGCCAGTATCAAGAGTGCAAAGAGCACTGGCCTCAGTCAGTCCCTAACCGTGTGgtcctgggccagtcacttcctgcctcagtttcctcatctgcaaaatgggcataaCAATGGGCAGTTACCTCCCAGACTGGTTAGGAGGAGATCATTATTGGAAGGGGCTGGGTCGGCTTTGAGCCCGTTCACAGTAAGTCCTGGttggctaattttttaaaatcactttgagCGCATTTTCCTTGGGGAGGACAGAGCCCGGTCTCGACGCCCCGAGGGGGgtgttgggggagggggcggaTTGCTACGTAGCGGCTGGCTTTTCCAGTACAATGGGAGGGGGTGAGGTCGCCTGACTCGGCCCGACCCCGGGCCGCCCCTCCCGGGTGCGCTCAGGCCGGAAGCCTCGGCCCGCTGGGGCGGGCCTCAGAGTCCGGCCGGGTCAGGGGTCCCGGGACAGGGGCGGGGAGCCCGGGGTCCGGGCTGGAGCCGGGCACGGGAGCCCGGAGTCCGgccggcggggggggggggccctttGTGACGCCACAGAGAGCCGCGCTTGCCATTGGCGGGGGCCCCCCGACCGGCTgccggtggcggcggcggcgcgaCGGGGCGGGGCGGGCAGCGGGCGCGGCACCGGcccgggcggcggcggcggcggcggcggcggcggagcgGGGCGCAGCGGGGCGGAGCGGGGCGCACGGGCTTCGGCTCCAGCTCCGGCTCCGGCGCGCTCCGAGCGCTCGCTCGCTCGCTCTCCCTCCTGTCTGCGGCGGCTCCGGCGGCGGCTCCGGCGGCGGCTCCGGCTCGGAGGGCCGCTCTTGGTCCCGCGCCCGGGCTCGGCTCCCGGAAGCTCGGTCCCCGGGGCGGCGGAGCAGGCGGGCGGATGCGCCGGGGGCCCGGGGCCGCCATGCGGGCCGAGGTGGCCTCGGCCGCCGGCTTCATCACGCGGCTGCTCCGCGGCCCCGGGGGCTTTGCCGAGGAGCAGCTGCAGCTCTTCCGCGAGTCTCTGCAGGAGGCGCTCACAGGTAGTCCGGCCGTCGGTCCGCGCGTCAAGTGCCGGGGCGGGCCGGGGCGGCTGGACGGGGCGCGCAAAGCAGCGCGCACTGGGGAGAGCCGGGGCGGCAGGCCGGGGAGGGCGGCGCAGCACGGCCAGGGGCAAGCAGGACGGGGCCGGACGGGGCCGGACTGGGCAGGACGGGGCCGGGGGCAGGACGGGGCAGGACGGGGCAGGACGGGGCCGGGGGCAGGACGGGGCCGGACGGGGCTGGACGGGGCAGGACGGGGCCCGGGAGCAGGACGGGGCAGGACGGGGCAGGACGGGGCCCGGGAGCAGGACGGAGCAGGACGGGGCAGGACGGGCAGGACGGGCCGGGGGCACGGACGGGCCCGGAGCAGGACGGGCCGGGGCAGGGCGGGGCAGGATGCGGGCAGGACGGGGCCCGGGGCAGGACGGGCCCGGAGCAGGACGGGCAGGACGGGGCAGGACGGGCAGGACGGGGCCCGGGAGCAGGACGGGGCAGGATGGGGCAGGACGGGCAGGACGGGGCCCGGGCAGGACGGGGCCCGGGAGCAGGACGGGCAGGACGGGCAGGACGGGGCCCGGGAGCAGGACGGGGCCGGGGCAGGACGGGGCCCGGGAGCAGGACGGGGCCCGGGGCAGGACGGGGCCCGGGGCAGGACGGGGCCCGGGGCAGGACGGGGCAGGACGGGGCAGGACGGGGCCCGGGAGCAGGACGGGGCAGGACGGGGCAGGACGGGGCCCGGGAGCAGGACGGGGCAGGACGGGGCAGGACGGGGCAGGACGGGGCAGGACGGGGCCCGGGAGCAGGATGGGGCAGGACGGGGCAGGACGGGGCAGGACGGGGCAGGACGGGGCCCGGGGCAGGACGGGCCGGGGGCAGGACGGGGCAGGACGGGGCCCGGGAGCAGGACGGGCCGGGGGCAGGACGGGGCCGGGAGACGATTAGCGTGCAAGGCGGGCCGCCCAAACGGCGGCAGCGGTGGCTCAGAGTcccgcccccctccccgcccTTCCCCCGCCTCCAAggctccctctccctccccgcAGATCACTACCAGCACCACTGGTTCCCTCGGACGCCGTCGCGGGGCTCCGGTTATCGCTGCATCCGCATCAACCACCGCCTGGACCCGCTGGTGGGGCGGGCGGCGGGAGAGAGCGGGCTCAGCCCCCGGCGCCTCTTCCAGCTGCTGCCCCGAGAGCTGACGCTGTGGGTGGACCCGTCCGAGGTGTCCTACCGCATCGGCGAGGACGGCTCCATCGGGGTTCTGTACCGCGGGCCCCCGGCGCGCAGCCCGCCCATCGGCGCCCCCGACGCCCGGGGCCCTCGCTACCCCGGGGAGTGGCGGCGCGGGCCAGCCCGGACGGCCGCCTGAGGCCTGAGGCCGCGGCCGCCCGGGCCCTGTacactgtgtatgtatgtagtgtgtgtgtgtctgctttGATAATGCACAGAGAGGATGTAATGGAAATGCTGATTTTCACCCCCTAGCCATTAAAGTTGGAGTAGTAGTACCTGTACCTACCGTGCGTGCCCTGGCGGCCCCgggctcccctccccctcccctcccccccttcctctccGTGCTCCCCCTGTCCTCCTCTGCCTCCTCTCCCTCCTGCCTCGGGACTGGCCCCCTCGGGCTCCCTCCCAGGGCCGCCTCGGCGCCGGGCTGGGAGGGGGGCCCCCACCCGGACGGGGATCGGGGCTTGTAAATGAAATGTACAGTCTGGTTGTTTTTCAGAGTTCTATtttgagagaatgaatgaatgaatccctGGCTCCTTGTAATAAAAGACCGAATGCTTGTACCCCGGGTTGGCTATTCTGTTCAATTCCGCCCCGCCCCCAACTCCCCCAGCCGAGACACCCCGAGACAGACCCCGGGCCGCTTGCCCAGGTTAGGGGAGAAGGGAGCCGGGAGGGAGGAGATCGGACCGGCCGGCTTTGGAGAGACCTGGGCCTCCTGGGCA of the Sarcophilus harrisii chromosome 1, mSarHar1.11, whole genome shotgun sequence genome contains:
- the LOC116421506 gene encoding protein BTG2-like, producing the protein MRRGPGAAMRAEVASAAGFITRLLRGPGGFAEEQLQLFRESLQEALTDHYQHHWFPRTPSRGSGYRCIRINHRLDPLVGRAAGESGLSPRRLFQLLPRELTLWVDPSEVSYRIGEDGSIGVLYRGPPARSPPIGAPDARGPRYPGEWRRGPARTAA